A genomic region of Elaeis guineensis isolate ETL-2024a chromosome 9, EG11, whole genome shotgun sequence contains the following coding sequences:
- the LOC109505686 gene encoding uncharacterized protein translates to MADWGPVVIATVLFVLLSPGLLFQLPGRGRVVEFGNFQTSGISILVHAIIYFGLITIFLIAIGVHIYTD, encoded by the coding sequence atggcggATTGGGGGCCGGTGGTGATAGCGACGGTGCTGTTCGTTCTGCTGTCGCCGGGGCTGCTGTTCCAGCTGCCGGGAAGAGGGAGGGTGGTGGAGTTCGGCAACTTCCAGACCAGCGGCATCTCCATCCTCGTCCACGCCATCATCTACTTCGGCCTCATCACCATCTTCCTCATCGCCATCGGCGTCCACATCTACACCGACTAG